The following are encoded in a window of Blattabacterium cuenoti genomic DNA:
- the miaA gene encoding tRNA (adenosine(37)-N6)-dimethylallyltransferase MiaA, translated as MSLFLAKRLKTEILSCDSRQFYKELKIGSYRPTIKELQSVPHHFIGHLTIHQSYNAKRFEKDSLKKMKQLFKKYSILIMVGGSGLYEKSITEGLSDIPNIDLNIRNNLIYHFKKEGIFFLQKEIQKLSPIPTNIDMNNPRRLIRYLEIVRSTGKNPSFFFQKKNLRFFSTLKIGLTLPREEIYIRINNRVEKMIQMGLLEEASRHYSYRYLNSLDTIGYKEIYDFLSKKKNLSMKQ; from the coding sequence ATGTCCCTTTTTTTAGCAAAGAGATTAAAAACTGAAATTTTATCTTGTGATTCTAGACAATTTTATAAAGAATTAAAAATAGGATCTTATAGGCCTACTATAAAAGAACTCCAATCTGTCCCACATCATTTTATAGGACATTTAACTATTCATCAATCTTATAATGCTAAACGTTTTGAGAAAGATTCATTAAAAAAAATGAAACAATTATTTAAAAAATATTCTATTTTAATTATGGTAGGAGGGTCTGGATTATATGAAAAATCGATCACAGAAGGTTTATCGGATATTCCAAATATTGATTTGAATATTAGAAATAATCTAATCTATCATTTTAAAAAAGAAGGAATTTTTTTTCTTCAAAAAGAAATTCAAAAATTATCCCCAATTCCTACCAATATAGATATGAATAATCCAAGACGTTTGATAAGATATCTAGAAATAGTTAGATCTACAGGAAAAAATCCTTCTTTCTTTTTTCAGAAAAAAAATTTAAGATTTTTTTCCACTTTAAAAATTGGATTAACTTTACCAAGAGAAGAAATTTATATCCGAATAAATAATAGAGTAGAAAAAATGATTCAAATGGGTTTATTAGAAGAAGCTAGTAGACATTATTCTTACAGATATTTAAATAGCTTAGATACCATAGGGTATAAAGAAATTTATGATTTTTTATCTAAAAAAAAAAATCTCTCCATGAAACAATAG
- a CDS encoding bifunctional folylpolyglutamate synthase/dihydrofolate synthase: protein MNYSETIQWIFNRLPIYQKTGLKSYKPGLKRMKFFCSYLGNPQNFFKSIHVGGTNGKGSTVHMLSSILQEERYNIGLFTSPHLIDFRERISCNGLLIEKDFIINFIEENKKIIEKEKMSFFEMNTALAFQYFKKKKVHLAIIEVGLGGRLDSTNIINPEISIITNISEDHTELLGNDRSKIALEKAGIIKRNTSVIIGSGISQEIKFVFFKEALKKNAPIYFSNYVKDYSKYQIPFEADYQNLNRIIVLKTIDILQKRKNILVSNESIKSGLKKVIENTNLKGRWHILKRDNPKIICDIAHNEEGILMINQQLKKESYENLHLVLGFVREKKVEKLLKYFPIEAFYYFCQPNIERKFSIENLKILVKKMFKNNRKMFFYPSVKKAFLSAKFQAKKKDLILISGSTFTVSEVLLSL from the coding sequence GTGAATTACTCTGAAACTATTCAATGGATTTTTAATCGTCTTCCCATTTATCAAAAAACAGGATTAAAATCCTATAAACCTGGTTTGAAAAGAATGAAATTTTTTTGTTCTTATTTAGGAAATCCACAAAATTTTTTTAAAAGCATTCATGTTGGAGGGACTAACGGAAAGGGATCAACAGTACATATGTTATCTTCTATATTACAAGAAGAAAGATATAACATAGGTTTATTCACTTCTCCTCATTTAATAGACTTTAGAGAGAGAATCAGTTGTAATGGTCTTTTAATAGAAAAAGATTTTATTATTAATTTTATTGAAGAAAATAAGAAAATTATTGAAAAAGAAAAAATGTCATTTTTTGAAATGAATACAGCTTTAGCATTTCAATATTTTAAGAAAAAGAAAGTTCATCTAGCTATTATTGAAGTAGGATTGGGAGGACGTTTAGATTCCACTAATATTATAAATCCTGAAATTTCCATTATTACTAATATTAGTGAAGATCATACAGAATTATTAGGAAATGATAGATCCAAAATAGCTTTGGAAAAAGCAGGAATTATAAAGAGAAACACATCGGTCATAATTGGAAGCGGGATTTCTCAAGAAATCAAATTTGTTTTTTTTAAAGAAGCTTTAAAAAAAAATGCTCCAATATATTTCTCAAATTATGTAAAAGATTATTCCAAATATCAAATTCCTTTTGAAGCAGATTATCAAAATTTGAATAGAATCATAGTTTTAAAAACTATAGACATTTTACAAAAAAGAAAAAATATATTAGTTTCTAATGAATCTATAAAAAGCGGATTAAAAAAAGTTATTGAAAATACTAATTTGAAAGGACGTTGGCATATCTTAAAACGAGATAATCCAAAAATCATTTGTGATATAGCTCATAATGAAGAAGGGATTCTAATGATCAATCAACAATTGAAAAAAGAATCATATGAAAATTTACATTTAGTATTAGGTTTTGTAAGGGAAAAAAAAGTAGAAAAATTATTAAAATATTTTCCTATTGAAGCATTTTATTACTTTTGTCAACCTAATATAGAAAGAAAATTTTCAATAGAAAATTTAAAAATTTTGGTCAAAAAAATGTTTAAAAATAATAGAAAAATGTTTTTTTACCCTTCTGTAAAGAAAGCTTTTTTATCAGCAAAATTTCAAGCTAAAAAAAAAGATCTAATTTTAATAAGTGGGAGTACTTTTACTGTATCTGAAGTTTTATTAAGTTTATAA
- the glnS gene encoding glutamine--tRNA ligase, protein MEKIIEGDLKRGFPIEKIRFRFPPEPNGFLHIGHVKAIYLNFELGKKYKAPVNLRFDDTNPIGEEKKFIESIKKDIKFLGFEWDQECYASDYFQKLYEWAVELIKKNKAYVDDQPKEIIKNQRKTPFEEGINSFYRNRSVNENLYLFEKMKNGIFEEESCVLRAKINMKSSNMNMRDPIMYRILKKKHPRTKNEWCIYPTYDWTHGQCDYIEQISHSLCSLEFENRRPLYNWYLDQIFEKNNNKIRPKQIEFSRLNLSHTITSKRKIQYLIEKNVISSWDDPRILTISGLRRRGYTSLAIKNFIQKIGITKRKNLIDTSLLEFRIREHLNKISPRVMVVLKPIKLVIDNYSINSTEWLEADNNPENQKYGCRKIPFSKFLYIEENDFLEKKVKKFFRLSIGDEVRLKNAYIIKANFVVKNSNGKIKEIHCTYDPKSQSRKRNKNENKKRVKTTIHWVSIKHSIPIKIYLYHQLFSIKNPEKENFKEHINLKSMEKIVAYAEPSLQKAKKGDRFQFQRIGYFYADVDLNNNKEEVIFHKTAFLKDQWKKINNK, encoded by the coding sequence ATCGAAAAAATTATAGAAGGAGATTTAAAAAGAGGTTTCCCTATTGAAAAAATTAGATTTCGATTTCCTCCAGAACCAAATGGCTTTCTTCATATTGGACATGTTAAAGCTATATATTTGAATTTTGAATTAGGAAAAAAGTATAAAGCTCCTGTCAATTTAAGATTTGATGATACAAATCCTATTGGAGAAGAAAAAAAATTCATAGAATCTATCAAAAAAGATATCAAATTTTTGGGATTTGAATGGGATCAAGAATGCTATGCTTCGGATTATTTTCAAAAACTTTATGAATGGGCTGTAGAGCTTATTAAAAAGAATAAAGCTTATGTAGATGATCAACCTAAAGAAATCATAAAAAATCAAAGAAAAACTCCTTTTGAAGAAGGAATAAACAGTTTCTATCGTAATAGATCTGTAAATGAAAATTTATATTTATTCGAAAAAATGAAAAATGGAATTTTTGAAGAAGAATCATGTGTCCTCAGAGCTAAGATCAATATGAAATCATCCAATATGAACATGAGAGACCCAATCATGTATAGAATTTTGAAAAAAAAACATCCTCGTACTAAAAATGAATGGTGTATTTATCCTACTTATGATTGGACCCATGGTCAATGTGATTATATTGAACAAATATCTCATTCTTTATGTTCTTTAGAATTTGAAAATAGACGTCCATTATATAATTGGTATCTAGATCAAATTTTTGAAAAAAATAATAATAAAATCAGGCCAAAACAAATAGAATTTTCAAGGCTAAATTTAAGTCATACCATAACTAGTAAAAGAAAAATACAATACTTGATTGAAAAAAATGTGATTTCCTCATGGGATGATCCACGTATTTTAACAATATCTGGATTGCGTCGTAGAGGATACACATCTTTAGCTATAAAAAATTTTATTCAAAAAATAGGAATCACAAAAAGAAAAAATCTTATTGATACCTCTCTTTTAGAATTTAGAATTAGAGAGCATTTGAATAAAATTTCACCTAGAGTTATGGTGGTATTAAAACCAATAAAATTAGTCATTGATAATTATTCTATAAATTCTACTGAATGGCTAGAAGCAGATAATAATCCAGAAAATCAAAAATATGGATGTAGAAAAATCCCTTTTTCAAAATTTTTATATATTGAGGAAAATGATTTTCTAGAAAAAAAAGTAAAAAAGTTTTTTAGACTTTCAATTGGAGATGAAGTAAGACTTAAAAATGCTTATATCATTAAAGCAAATTTTGTAGTCAAAAATTCTAATGGAAAAATAAAAGAAATACATTGTACTTATGATCCAAAAAGTCAATCTAGAAAAAGAAACAAAAATGAAAATAAAAAAAGAGTAAAAACTACTATACACTGGGTTTCTATAAAACATTCTATTCCTATAAAAATATATCTATATCACCAACTTTTTTCAATCAAAAATCCAGAAAAAGAAAATTTTAAAGAACACATAAATTTAAAATCTATGGAAAAGATTGTTGCCTATGCAGAACCGTCCTTACAAAAAGCTAAAAAAGGAGATCGCTTTCAATTCCAAAGAATTGGGTATTTCTATGCAGATGTCGATCTAAATAATAATAAAGAAGAAGTCATTTTCCATAAAACAGCTTTTCTTAAAGATCAATGGAAAAAAATAAATAACA